The following are from one region of the Coffea eugenioides isolate CCC68of chromosome 2, Ceug_1.0, whole genome shotgun sequence genome:
- the LOC113759918 gene encoding probable xyloglucan endotransglucosylase/hydrolase protein 23: MHPGSFNHKTKLLTLLLYRVTSKLSSMAYALSVKASLVLSFFVVAFAGNFYQDFDITFGDGRAQILQNGKLLTLSLDKTSGSGFRSKNQYLFGKIDIQMKLVPGNSAGTVTTYYLSSIGSNHDEIDFEFLGNLSGEPYILHTNVYTQGKGGREQQFYLWFDPTKGFHTYTILWNPRSIIFSVDGTPIRQFKNLESSGIPYPKDQPMWMYSSLWDAEDWATRGGLVKTDWSQAPFIASYQNYNAQACIWSSGSSTSSCSNSNSSANSWLTESLDSSGLERINWVQKNYMIYNYCTDKSRFPQGFPHECSL; the protein is encoded by the exons ATGCATCCTGGCAG TTTTAATCACAAAACAAAACTTTTGACTTTACTATTGTATCGTGTGACCTCAAAGTTATCATCCATGGCTTATGCTCTTTCTGTTAAAGCTTCCCTAGTCCTCAGTTTCTTTGTAGTAGcttttgctggaaatttttacCAAGATTTTGATATCACGTTTGGTGATGGACGTGCACAAATACTTCAAAATGGGAAACTTCTCACTTTATCACTTGATAAAACTTCTGGCTCAGGATTTAGGTCTAAGAACCAATATCTATTCGGAAAGATTGACATCCAGATGAAGCTTGTGCCCGGAAATTCAGCTGGCACTGTCACTACATACTAT TTATCTTCAATAGGGAGCAATCATGATGAGATTGACTTTGAGTTTCTTGGTAATTTAAGCGGAGAGCCTTATATTCTCCACACCAATGTATACACACAAGGAAAGGGAGGCAGAGAACAGCAATTTTATCTTTGGTTCGACCCCACCAAGGGCTTCCACACCTATACCATCCTATGGAACCCTCGAAGCATTAT cTTTTCTGTCGATGGGACTCCAATAAGGCAATTCAAGAACTTGGAATCTAGTGGCATCCCGTACCCAAAAGACCAGCCAATGTGGATGTATTCTAGCTTGTGGGATGCAGAAGATTGGGCTACTAGAGGGGGTTTGGTGAAGACTGATTGGAGCCAAGCCCCATTCATAGCTTCCTATCAAAATTATAATGCTCAAGCTTGCATATGGTCTTCAGGTTCCTCTACTTCTTCTTGCAGCAATAGTAATTCATCTGCAAATTCCTGGCTAACTGAATCCTTGGACAGTTCTGGTTTGGAACGAATTAATTGGGTGCAAAAGAACTACATGATTTACAACTATTGCACAGACAAAAGCCGCTTTCCTCAAGGATTTCCTCACGAGTGCTCACTCTAG